The window TAGAGCTTGACAGAGAAGCTGGGAAGGCTGGATGGCTGCTGCTCTAAAATACTACTTTTGCTGCTTGGGTATCCAgacacagaattaaaatgtagaGGAGGAATCCACTACTCCAGGCTTCCCCATTCAGCCTTGTGTTGATCCACTGTGGGAACTTGGAGGGATAACCTAGTGATGTATTCTTGCCTTTCTTAGTGACATCTGGCAGCCAACTCCTGCTCCTTTTTAGTTCTGAGTGCCATAGTTCATATAGAATTCTGTGTTTTTCTACTTGTTTCTAGTATTAGGAGGCTGTTGGGTCTTGAATAAAAAGAATGGACTGTTCTTTCAGTAGAACTAACTTCTCTTCTTATTGCTTGAGTAGTACACAAGACAAAATCGTGGGGGTTTTTTagtggtggtttgtttgtttggatttttttaatgaacaataGATTTCCTTTGCAGCATGGAAATTACATAGATAATTTAGCCAAAGCAACTGTTGAACTGTTGGTCACTGTCATGGTAAGGGACAACAAGGTAGATGTCTCACTGATTTATCCAGGTGAACTAATGAGCTAAGTTGGAGCAGCCCAGTGTTGCCCtgaccacagcagagctggaataGAACTTGAAAAGCTGTAACTAGAGCACGACTgagataattattttaatttgatgttTTAATGTAGGATGtaaattctgttcttttgttAGAGTAGcagtaacaaaaccaacagtaaaatttcaggtgaaaaaaaaaaaacaaaacagcacagtTCAACAAAATGATGACCTTTGCTCTTGAACAGCTGCTATCATGAGATTTGTTTTTTAGGTATTTTGATTAGAAAAGTGGGGAgttaagaaggaaagaaatttggggtgggggggaaagcacagaacagcatttgaatttcctttggttttttttcttccccttttagGTGCACACTTATGTCAACACTACTGGGgtacaagaggaaagaaaaaaccgATCAAGTGTGCATGCGCCACTGGAATCAAAGctttcaaacactgaaacaactAAAGTGAAAGAAGATCAGATGTGTACTGATGACAGAGATGCTCAGGTTCTCCTGGAGCCTGAAGGAGTCAAGTTTGTTTTAGGACCAACACCTGTTCAAAGGCAGttaatggaaagagaaaaactggAGCAACTTGGGAGAGATCAAGTTAGCGGCAGCAGCACAAACAACACTGAATGGGACACTGGGTACGACAGTGATGAACGTAGGGAAACACCATCTGGTAATAAATTGGtgtatgaaaatataaataggtTATCAATCCCTAGTGCCTCAGGGGTCAGGAGAGGTCGTTTGACATCAACCAGTACCTCAGACTCCCAGAACATTAACAACTCTGCTCAGAGGAGAACTGCGCTATTGAACTATGAGAACTTGCCATCCTTGCCTCCTGTTTGGGAAGCCCGCAAGATGAGTAGAGATGAAGATGACAGTTTAGGACCAAAGACCCCATCTCTGAATGGCTACCACAATAACCTAGATCCAATGCATAATTATGTCAATACAGAGAATGTAACAGTACCAGCAAGTGCTCATAAAGTAGAATTTACACGACGTCGGGACTGTACCCCAACAGTCTTTAACTTCGACATTAGGCGTCCAAGTTTAGAACACAGGCAGCTCAACTATATACAGGTTGACTTGGAAGGTGGTAGTGACTCCGACAACCCTCAGACtccaaaaacccccaccactcCACTTCCGCAAACTCCAACCAGGCGCACAGAGCTGTATGCTGTGATAGACATTGAAAGAACTGCTGCTATGTCAAGCTTGCAAAAAGCACTGCCCCGAGATGATGGTACTTCTAGGAAAACTAGACATAACAGTACTGACCTGCCTATGTGAGCCTGGGAAGCATTAAATCATTTGCACCTTTTGTGAAGTTTATAAAATTGAAGATGCAAGTACTTTGCATTTCTTAACACTAACGCCTTTTATAGACTAATAGAATTTTTTCTGCATACTTCATGTACTTGTCTAACTAAAGGGAATTAATGTAGAGCAAGTATTCATTTAGGTAACACTATTTCATTCTACAGTAGTAGTAACTAGTGCGTAGCAGCAGCGTCACCACCTTTCACAGTGCCTCTTTAAACTGATTAGAGTCTGAGTGATGTGCCAGTTTTGAATTTATAAATATTCTGGTCTGATGCCTATACTCATTAACGGCATTTATAACACTTTTTAAAGCCTGTTGATACGTGCATTATTAGCAGGTCAACCTAATCTTTCAAGATACATATTTTGCGTTCATTCCTCATTGAAGTGGCTCTTCCAGAATGAAATGTATGTAATGCATTAATTCATTCAGTTTGATGTACACAAGATATATTGGTTCATCTCAAGGGATATAAACACCACAccttttttgtctgtgttgcttttgttttttgtttgttgggggtttgggttttattttaagaccaCATGGGCAAGAAGGCCTGTAATTCCTGATAGTTTTCTTAACTTGTGAGATACTTGAGAGGGCACAAAGTTCGTTGATCACAGCTATAAACACATGTAAACCCAGCCTTAAGCTCCTTCCGCTAGAAGAGAATTCCGAGTGGCATATCAAGTTCCTTGTGAAATCTGACAGAATTTTGATCTCattagtgttttggtttttttcggTGAAAGAATTCACAGGTTGGCTGTATGAATTAAGGCTCTTTTGTAATTTTGTAGTTCAGTGtgccttcctttctttgcatttgtgcgtttcttttttatctgttcCATAATGTCTtgttttaaaagtcaaaatttTGTACATAACTTTAATTATCATTCAGGGTCATTTATGTGTTTGTCTTACTCTCTGCATTTGACAAAGAAAGACTCTTGAAGGTCAAATGGTTGTCTTTGTCCAGTGTTCTACTTTTACATGCCTGACAGAAATATCCCAGCTCTCTAGCAGCATGCATTATTGCACAACTGGTTTATTATGCAGCTATCGTCTTCCTCTAAAGCATTAGACGCAGGTTACACGGGAGGCAGGGTACTGGACTTGATAGTTCTTTATAGAAAATTGCACATTCTAGCAATGTGCATCCATAGTTGATAGTATACTTTTAATTTAGAAAGATATGTAATAAATTATCTGAAGGTAGTATTATCTATGAGcatacttcttttcttttgcagttggTGAATTTGATTACAACAATGGCTGCTCAGTGTTAAAGGTATATCCAGGTAGAATGTTTGTGGAATATGCTAGATGCACTCTTAGCAGGAGTTTTTGGGGttggctttggtttggtttttttctaatgcgCAAGAATTGTAGAATTCTGGCAGTATTGCAGGTGCACCTTGATACTAGCAGCAGCAGTGATTACTCTCCAGACTGTGATTGCAAAGGAATTGACACTTATGTGAACTGGTGTGATGTAAAATAACCCTTGAACTGTGAGgaaaaacatgcaagaaaagccatttggagatctgaaaaaaaataaaggtcttCATGCaatatttgaagttttattaaaaaaaccacaacaaactacaattattttcagtctttataTTGGAGTGTATTCCTGTTGCTTTGTTAGCTTTTTCTGTGGTCTTCTCTCAGTTCAGTAGTGGCAGCAGTAGCAGCACCTGAAATACGTGTGTCTTGCCACACTGTTAAGGGATATCAGGCAACCTTTTCACTCTGACTTTCATTATTCTTTACAGACTGTACAGTACTGAAATACCAGATGCACAAAGAACATAAtttgcagaagtaaaaaataGGAGTCATTGAAACCATTATGAGGAACTTaaatgagatgaaaaaaacccacctcattAATAATTTCACGGTCAACCTATGCATACTCTTGTGATAGACTCGTTGACTTGTGGGGAGGCCTTGGTGCTCAAGAAAGTAATGACTACCTAGAGCTAGATGTTTTCCAGGTCTGCAGTGTTAGTGCTCCTTCACATCTTTGCCGTTGCCTCACCTTAGGCTATGGACCAGTCTTGGCCTGTACTGAAG of the Falco cherrug isolate bFalChe1 chromosome 5, bFalChe1.pri, whole genome shotgun sequence genome contains:
- the FRS2 gene encoding fibroblast growth factor receptor substrate 2 — its product is MGSCCSCPDKEAVPDNHRNKFKVINVDDDGNELGSGIMELTDTELILYTRKRDSVKWHYLCLRRYGYDSNLFSFESGRRCQTGQGIFAFKCARAEELFNMLQEIMQNNSINVVEEPVVERNNHQTELEAPRTPRTPTTPGFNAQSLPNGYPRYPSFGDASSHPSSRHPSVGSARLPSVGEESTHPLLVAEEQVHTYVNTTGVQEERKNRSSVHAPLESKLSNTETTKVKEDQMCTDDRDAQVLLEPEGVKFVLGPTPVQRQLMEREKLEQLGRDQVSGSSTNNTEWDTGYDSDERRETPSGNKLVYENINRLSIPSASGVRRGRLTSTSTSDSQNINNSAQRRTALLNYENLPSLPPVWEARKMSRDEDDSLGPKTPSLNGYHNNLDPMHNYVNTENVTVPASAHKVEFTRRRDCTPTVFNFDIRRPSLEHRQLNYIQVDLEGGSDSDNPQTPKTPTTPLPQTPTRRTELYAVIDIERTAAMSSLQKALPRDDGTSRKTRHNSTDLPM